The Thiothrix subterranea genome has a segment encoding these proteins:
- a CDS encoding DUF6776 family protein, translating into MSLEYKFENRGTVQVRPTGSDKRSPCWYMLLGVLLLLTALAGWLFFSGYMTPANASGGIHAMTLRGKMDEQERLIAQQATTLRELEDKLASAKRGEDVQVAANEELKRKFAAAEADLTVQRGKLALYEEILSPAGLEQGLHLQHFAVKERLVDNDGKKINGMRLYQYHLVLAHIRSGEEVIKGSYSIAISGKQDGKSASVLHKDVTPPGEKANTAFEVKHYQSLEGNLVFPKDFVPESIKVKVTLASGETPERLAKSYDWSSFSNKVSAVVTDSTASITKE; encoded by the coding sequence ATGAGTCTGGAGTATAAATTTGAAAATCGCGGCACCGTACAAGTGCGTCCGACCGGGAGCGACAAACGTAGCCCCTGTTGGTACATGCTGTTAGGCGTGTTGTTGCTGTTGACTGCCCTAGCGGGCTGGTTATTTTTCAGTGGCTACATGACCCCCGCGAATGCGTCGGGTGGTATCCATGCCATGACCTTGCGCGGTAAAATGGACGAGCAAGAGCGCTTGATTGCCCAGCAAGCCACCACCCTCCGCGAATTAGAAGATAAATTAGCCTCTGCCAAACGCGGTGAAGACGTTCAAGTGGCTGCCAATGAAGAACTTAAGCGTAAATTTGCCGCCGCCGAAGCGGATCTCACCGTGCAGCGCGGCAAATTGGCGTTGTATGAAGAAATCCTCTCACCAGCAGGGTTGGAGCAAGGTTTACACCTCCAGCATTTTGCCGTCAAAGAACGTTTGGTTGATAACGATGGCAAGAAAATCAATGGGATGCGTCTGTACCAATACCACCTCGTGTTGGCGCATATTCGCAGTGGTGAGGAAGTCATCAAAGGCAGCTACAGCATCGCGATCAGTGGCAAGCAAGATGGCAAATCCGCCAGTGTGTTGCACAAAGACGTTACCCCGCCGGGCGAAAAAGCTAATACGGCATTTGAAGTGAAGCATTACCAAAGTCTGGAAGGCAATTTAGTTTTCCCTAAAGATTTTGTGCCAGAATCCATTAAAGTCAAAGTGACGCTGGCGTCGGGTGAAACCCCGGAGCGCTTGGCGAAAAGTTATGATTGGTCTTCTTTTAGTAATAAAGTCAGCGCCGTGGTGACTGACTCCACCGCATCCATCACCAAGGAGTAA
- a CDS encoding bactofilin family protein has protein sequence MFGKSAKSNSGSTSSPAPSHHGDQKIRSAQIDTIIGKGTTIDGDLRFSGGLHVEGVIKGNLAADGDNATLILSEHGHIQGEVRVPSMVLNGAIDGDVFAGGKVELFEKARICGDVYYNLLEMAVGAEVNGKLVRQKPESGKFAPPPALSAPASDSE, from the coding sequence ATGTTCGGAAAATCCGCCAAGTCTAACAGCGGTAGCACCAGTAGTCCTGCCCCCAGTCATCATGGCGACCAGAAAATTCGCAGCGCCCAGATTGACACGATTATTGGCAAAGGCACCACCATTGACGGCGATTTACGTTTCTCCGGTGGTTTGCATGTCGAGGGCGTCATCAAAGGTAACTTAGCAGCCGATGGCGACAATGCCACGCTGATTTTAAGTGAGCATGGGCATATTCAGGGTGAAGTGCGCGTTCCCAGCATGGTATTAAACGGCGCAATCGACGGCGACGTGTTTGCCGGTGGCAAAGTGGAGCTGTTTGAGAAAGCCCGTATCTGCGGTGATGTGTACTACAACTTGCTGGAAATGGCAGTAGGTGCGGAAGTCAACGGCAAGTTGGTACGCCAGAAACCAGAGTCTGGCAAATTCGCGCCGCCACCTGCGCTCAGTGCACCAGCATCCGACAGCGAATAA
- a CDS encoding Uma2 family endonuclease gives MLLNKITPDHPAYISEQAYWEGEKRAEIRHEYVKGKVFAMPGNSRRHNRIVLNVALALDLAGKSIGCPVNMLTVKVRVQGADAYYYPNVMVGCERDDAHAYYLEKPCLLVEVDSKATAWKNFTEKVIAYQKLASLQVYLIVAQDQPLVTMFYRDAETGWEVARFDDLEQALTLPCPNCTLTLADIYEGIDFTQPAE, from the coding sequence ATGTTGCTGAACAAGATAACACCCGATCATCCGGCTTACATCAGCGAACAGGCGTATTGGGAAGGCGAAAAACGCGCTGAGATACGCCATGAATACGTGAAAGGCAAAGTGTTTGCTATGCCGGGTAATTCACGGCGGCATAACCGTATCGTGTTGAATGTAGCGCTGGCCTTGGATTTGGCGGGGAAATCCATTGGCTGTCCGGTTAATATGTTGACAGTCAAAGTTCGGGTGCAAGGTGCCGATGCTTATTACTACCCCAATGTGATGGTAGGTTGTGAACGGGATGATGCTCATGCCTATTATCTGGAAAAACCGTGTTTGTTGGTGGAGGTAGATTCTAAAGCGACTGCGTGGAAAAACTTCACCGAAAAAGTCATTGCTTACCAGAAGCTGGCATCGTTGCAGGTTTACTTAATTGTGGCGCAAGATCAACCGTTGGTGACAATGTTTTACCGCGATGCAGAAACGGGTTGGGAAGTAGCGCGATTTGATGATCTGGAACAAGCACTAACCTTACCTTGCCCTAACTGCACATTGACACTGGCTGACATTTACGAAGGGATTGATTTTACCCAACCTGCTGAATAA
- a CDS encoding RNA-binding domain-containing protein: MNPIPATENQYIEFKREETSAQTLAEEIVAFANGEGGEIWLGVDDQGKAVGLSRNYEEDVMNICRTAVIPPICPTYHVLQTNNAQGETVNIARVSIPKGSDRPYYTSKNRYFIRIGSTKRVASREELTRLFQSAGLFHYDIVEVGGAQLKHLNQSAITDYFSRYHIDYLSEDEEERQRLLAASDIASEQLIPTVGGLLVFGIAPERHLHQSGIAFAVFNGTEINSSLRDKKNLFGGLPMQVDNALAAIKANIPVPSEIEGTKRVDKPGYPDKVFRELLVNACVHRNYSIIGSQIRVFLFDDRIEFISPGRLPNTVKVSKLTTGTSFSRNPLLVRLMENLGYMDKLGRGLPMVYQEAKKLGKAVQFIDDGEEFRVILAL, from the coding sequence ATGAACCCAATCCCTGCGACCGAAAACCAATACATTGAATTTAAACGCGAAGAAACCAGTGCGCAAACACTGGCAGAAGAAATCGTGGCGTTTGCCAATGGTGAAGGTGGCGAAATCTGGTTGGGTGTTGATGATCAAGGCAAAGCAGTAGGGCTATCCCGTAACTACGAAGAAGATGTCATGAACATTTGCCGCACGGCGGTCATTCCTCCCATCTGCCCCACTTACCACGTATTGCAAACCAACAATGCCCAAGGTGAAACGGTCAATATCGCCCGTGTTAGCATTCCCAAAGGCAGTGACCGCCCTTACTACACATCAAAAAACCGCTATTTCATCCGCATTGGTTCAACCAAACGGGTGGCTTCGCGTGAAGAGTTGACCCGCCTGTTTCAGTCTGCCGGTTTATTTCACTACGACATTGTGGAAGTTGGCGGAGCGCAACTTAAACACCTTAATCAATCCGCGATTACCGACTACTTTTCCCGCTACCACATCGACTACCTGAGCGAGGATGAGGAAGAACGCCAACGGTTGTTAGCAGCCAGTGATATTGCGAGCGAACAACTTATTCCCACCGTAGGCGGTTTGCTGGTGTTTGGTATTGCACCGGAACGCCACTTACACCAATCCGGCATTGCTTTTGCGGTGTTTAATGGCACGGAAATCAATTCATCCTTACGTGACAAGAAAAACCTGTTCGGCGGCTTACCCATGCAGGTAGACAACGCGCTGGCAGCGATCAAAGCCAATATTCCTGTACCATCCGAGATTGAGGGAACAAAGCGGGTGGATAAACCGGGCTACCCTGACAAAGTGTTTCGCGAATTACTGGTGAATGCTTGTGTCCACCGTAACTACAGTATCATTGGCTCACAAATCCGTGTATTTCTGTTCGATGACCGCATTGAATTCATCAGCCCCGGTCGGTTGCCGAATACGGTTAAAGTCAGCAAACTCACCACGGGGACGAGTTTTTCCCGCAATCCGCTGTTAGTACGCCTGATGGAAAACTTGGGGTACATGGATAAACTGGGGCGCGGCTTGCCGATGGTGTATCAGGAAGCGAAAAAACTGGGTAAAGCTGTGCAGTTTATTGATGACGGTGAAGAGTTTCGGGTGATTTTAGCGTTGTAG
- a CDS encoding CRISPR-associated endonuclease Cas1 — MTAARKPLYLDVAQANAVGLDEVALRVQAHEQADSFYPLRRISRVVVTGKVEWETAALLACLEYGIPVAFRGRDGVLVGHCLSDRSSQISLEALLHACADDAMGDAFYQQWRVHEESRWVQRMARACQRPLLGVVAQRVMGQVEPLVEAQLPCRFALFVAQLQAPIASHVSEVLAVYGFSDNIQLPLTRRVHLSRDVEKLLLLEAYWLVVRGDVPQVFEGKGLRYSMVHFYETHHGHFEERARVALNRLWRLLKHQEAD; from the coding sequence ATGACGGCAGCGCGTAAACCGTTGTATCTGGATGTGGCGCAAGCGAATGCGGTGGGTTTGGATGAGGTGGCATTGCGGGTGCAAGCGCATGAGCAGGCGGATAGCTTTTACCCGTTGCGGCGCATTTCGCGGGTGGTGGTGACGGGTAAAGTGGAGTGGGAAACGGCGGCGTTGCTGGCGTGTCTGGAATACGGGATTCCGGTGGCGTTTCGCGGGCGCGATGGAGTGCTGGTGGGGCATTGTTTGAGTGACCGCAGCAGCCAAATTTCACTGGAGGCGTTGTTACACGCTTGCGCGGATGATGCAATGGGCGATGCGTTTTATCAGCAGTGGCGGGTGCATGAGGAAAGCCGTTGGGTGCAGCGCATGGCGCGGGCTTGTCAGCGTCCGTTATTGGGAGTGGTGGCGCAGCGGGTGATGGGGCAAGTCGAGCCGTTGGTGGAGGCGCAGTTGCCGTGCCGCTTTGCGCTGTTTGTGGCGCAGTTGCAAGCGCCGATTGCCAGCCATGTGAGTGAGGTGCTGGCGGTGTATGGGTTTAGTGACAATATCCAGTTGCCGTTGACGCGGCGGGTACATTTGTCGCGGGATGTGGAAAAGCTGTTGCTGCTGGAGGCGTATTGGTTGGTGGTGCGTGGCGATGTGCCGCAGGTGTTTGAGGGAAAGGGCTTGCGGTATAGCATGGTGCATTTTTACGAAACGCATCACGGGCACTTTGAGGAACGCGCACGGGTGGCGTTGAATCGCTTGTGGCGTTTGTTGAAACATCAGGAGGCGGACTAA
- the argC gene encoding N-acetyl-gamma-glutamyl-phosphate reductase: MKRKIGIVGATGYTGVELLRLLVNHPDIDITCVTSREYAGSRVDAMFPNLRGYVDLAFTAPSDDALSACDLVFFATPNGIAMKSAQTLLDAGTKVIDLAADFRIKDIAVWEKWYGMQHASPQLVEEAVYGLPELNRVQIRNARLVANPGCYPTAVTLGLLPLVENGLIDVAGIIADTKSGASGAGRKAEVHTLLAEAGDNFKAYAVAGHRHQPEIAQTLSTLARTSVSPVFVPHLLPMIRGIHATLYAMLTSEADLQQLYTARYANEPFVDVMPAGSHPETRSVRGANMCRMAIHRPGNTERVVVLSVIDNLVKGAAGQAVQNMNLMLGLAEDTALKQPGLLP; the protein is encoded by the coding sequence GTGAAAAGGAAGATTGGTATTGTTGGCGCGACAGGTTATACCGGCGTTGAATTATTGCGATTATTGGTGAATCACCCCGACATTGACATTACGTGCGTGACCTCGCGCGAATACGCAGGAAGCCGGGTGGATGCGATGTTCCCTAACTTGCGGGGTTATGTCGATTTGGCGTTTACCGCACCCTCTGATGACGCCTTGAGCGCGTGTGACTTGGTATTTTTTGCGACACCCAATGGCATTGCGATGAAAAGTGCGCAAACTTTGTTGGATGCTGGCACTAAGGTGATTGACCTTGCTGCCGATTTTCGCATTAAAGACATCGCGGTGTGGGAAAAATGGTACGGAATGCAACACGCCAGCCCGCAATTGGTGGAAGAAGCGGTGTACGGTTTGCCCGAATTAAACCGAGTGCAAATCCGCAATGCACGGCTTGTCGCTAATCCTGGTTGTTATCCTACCGCTGTTACTTTGGGCTTATTGCCCTTGGTGGAAAACGGTTTGATTGATGTGGCGGGGATTATCGCCGACACTAAATCCGGTGCCAGTGGCGCGGGGCGTAAAGCCGAAGTGCACACCTTACTGGCAGAAGCGGGGGATAATTTCAAAGCGTATGCGGTGGCGGGGCATCGCCATCAGCCTGAAATTGCGCAAACGCTTTCCACGCTTGCCCGCACGTCGGTTAGCCCGGTGTTTGTTCCGCATTTATTGCCGATGATTCGCGGTATTCACGCTACACTGTATGCAATGCTGACCAGCGAGGCCGATTTGCAGCAGCTCTATACCGCCCGCTATGCCAACGAGCCGTTTGTGGATGTGATGCCTGCCGGTTCGCACCCTGAAACCCGCTCCGTGCGTGGCGCAAACATGTGTCGCATGGCGATTCATCGCCCCGGTAATACCGAGCGCGTTGTGGTACTCTCCGTGATTGATAATCTGGTCAAAGGTGCGGCGGGTCAGGCAGTGCAAAACATGAATTTGATGCTGGGTTTAGCAGAAGATACCGCGTTAAAGCAGCCGGGCTTATTGCCCTGA
- the erpA gene encoding iron-sulfur cluster insertion protein ErpA, whose protein sequence is MSVETAIPAPLVFTDAAAVKVKALIEDEGNAALKLRVFVQGGGCSGFQYGFTFDENMNEDDTAVENVGVTLLIDPMSFQYMVGATIDYTEGLEGAQFVIRNPNATTTCGCGSSFSP, encoded by the coding sequence ATGAGCGTTGAAACCGCTATCCCTGCACCGTTGGTCTTTACCGACGCTGCTGCTGTTAAAGTCAAAGCCCTGATTGAAGATGAAGGCAATGCAGCATTGAAACTGCGCGTATTCGTGCAAGGCGGCGGTTGTTCCGGCTTCCAGTACGGCTTCACTTTCGATGAAAACATGAACGAAGATGACACCGCCGTAGAAAATGTTGGCGTGACGTTGTTGATTGACCCGATGAGCTTCCAATACATGGTCGGTGCAACAATCGACTACACCGAAGGTTTGGAGGGGGCGCAATTTGTGATTCGTAACCCGAATGCGACCACGACTTGTGGTTGTGGGTCGTCTTTTAGCCCGTAA
- a CDS encoding phasin family protein, with protein sequence MQNEMMNIVKQFSDSAMASAKKIGELNMKTFETLATKQADLMKSCVEMGTKNAEAATKVKDLTELTALQQDVTRTCGEKWVANMREATEMLTAVRDELTVIMEEAAKYTQVGAEQAVEAGKKAATEAVEKTTAAVEKASAEVVELTKDAAGKAVEATQKVAAKAKAA encoded by the coding sequence ATGCAAAACGAAATGATGAACATCGTAAAACAATTCAGTGACAGCGCTATGGCTTCTGCCAAGAAAATCGGCGAACTGAACATGAAGACTTTTGAAACACTGGCTACCAAGCAAGCTGACCTGATGAAATCTTGTGTCGAAATGGGCACTAAGAACGCAGAAGCAGCGACCAAAGTAAAAGACCTGACTGAACTGACAGCACTGCAACAAGACGTTACACGCACTTGTGGCGAAAAATGGGTTGCTAACATGCGTGAAGCGACTGAAATGTTGACGGCTGTTCGTGACGAACTGACTGTTATCATGGAAGAAGCGGCAAAGTACACCCAAGTAGGCGCTGAGCAAGCAGTAGAAGCTGGCAAGAAAGCAGCCACTGAAGCGGTAGAAAAGACTACTGCTGCTGTTGAAAAAGCCTCTGCCGAAGTCGTTGAACTGACTAAAGATGCAGCAGGCAAAGCGGTTGAAGCGACTCAAAAAGTTGCTGCTAAAGCTAAAGCTGCTTAA
- the cas2 gene encoding CRISPR-associated endonuclease Cas2: protein MAHRRLPHIIAYDIANPKRLGRVHRYLKKIALPLQYSVFLIELDGERREKVLKHLRTLIHPKQDDIRVYPLPNAPEWVTLGKPLWDDGVLLTGAKLPAQLRYNRDTL from the coding sequence ATGGCGCATCGACGTTTGCCGCATATTATTGCGTATGATATTGCTAACCCGAAGCGGCTGGGGCGGGTGCACCGTTACCTGAAAAAGATTGCGTTGCCGTTGCAGTATTCGGTGTTTTTGATTGAGCTGGATGGGGAACGGCGCGAGAAGGTGTTGAAGCATTTGCGCACCTTGATCCATCCCAAGCAGGATGATATTCGGGTGTACCCGTTGCCGAATGCGCCGGAATGGGTGACGTTGGGCAAACCCTTGTGGGATGACGGCGTGCTGCTGACGGGGGCGAAGTTGCCTGCACAACTGCGCTATAATCGGGATACGTTGTAG
- the ppc gene encoding phosphoenolpyruvate carboxylase, whose product MNPTTDKPFDVAKLQHNIRQFGELLGEIIKEQEGEAVYNTVEKLRRGYIRLRKSNDDATRTELMQLIDALDVDMLEQVIRSFNTFYILTNIVEEDFQHRERRREIQKADSQLWKGSVRRTVLELQQEGMTAEQMQSLLDQMRYIPVFTAHPTEARRRTLMEIQRRIFLVIDQLNNDPEESERESLMRHLKAQIQLMWRTNEVRTRKPTVEDEIRYGLYYFRESLFDAIPIVYRYFERATRKAYGWGAVTVPSFLRFGSWIGGDRDGNPFVTPALTRKAIRMQMQLALQAYIHRVKELRSVLSHSLEFITPTPEFTAYLQQEDQRIGVGDVIFHYAHVSFQHEPYRRLLSIMHHKLQETLNAVNARLQNEHAPLSKEAYTDVAEFIHELYLIRDSLRSHGDWVIAGRELKDLIRLTETCGFGLYKLDIRQESTIHSETVAEVLQLSGLCHNYLELPEAERMELLAELILRPRLPMPHRPKLSERTAETLEIFDSILEMRNEAGAGIFGTYVISMTHHASHIMEVMLLAHMAGLVGYDEHRQLFCHIQISPLFETIDDLKRISSVLSHLLENDAYRACLTASGNLQEVMLGYSDSCKDGGILASNWNLYNAQQEVIALTERYGVKCRLFHGRGGTVGRGGGPTHEAIIAQPPDTVHGQIKFTEQGEVLAAKYSNVETAVYELGVGCTGLLKASVGLLKKRGAYPDEFHQAMSKIAASGEQHYRQLTDWTPGLMDYFYEATPVQEIALLNIGSRPSHRKKTVRDKGSIRAIPWVFGWAQSRHTLPAWYGIGTALSTFRAAHPDNGKLLERMYTQWPAFRSLLSNTQMALYKGEMDTAKEYAALANDQENAQQIFTDIRTEYEKTVAEVLAVAHLTGLMEETPLLQYSLQRRDPYLDPLNHIQITLIQRHRQYVAETGNTDSPWLPTLLRTINAIAAGMRNTG is encoded by the coding sequence ATGAATCCCACCACAGACAAGCCTTTTGACGTTGCCAAATTGCAGCACAATATCCGTCAGTTCGGCGAATTGCTTGGCGAAATCATCAAGGAACAGGAAGGCGAAGCCGTGTACAACACGGTTGAAAAATTACGTCGTGGTTATATCCGCCTGCGTAAAAGCAACGATGACGCGACCCGCACCGAATTGATGCAACTGATCGACGCGCTGGATGTGGACATGCTCGAACAAGTGATTCGTTCGTTCAACACCTTCTACATCCTCACCAATATCGTCGAAGAAGATTTCCAGCACCGCGAGCGCCGCCGCGAAATCCAAAAAGCCGACAGCCAATTGTGGAAAGGGTCGGTACGCCGCACCGTGCTGGAACTCCAGCAAGAGGGCATGACCGCCGAGCAAATGCAAAGCCTGCTCGACCAGATGCGTTACATTCCGGTATTCACCGCGCACCCGACCGAAGCCCGCCGCCGCACTCTCATGGAAATCCAGCGCCGCATCTTTTTGGTGATTGACCAGCTCAATAATGACCCTGAAGAGAGCGAACGCGAATCGCTGATGCGTCACCTGAAAGCGCAAATTCAGCTCATGTGGCGCACCAACGAAGTCCGTACCCGCAAGCCCACGGTCGAAGATGAAATCCGTTACGGCCTGTACTACTTCCGCGAATCCTTGTTTGACGCCATTCCGATTGTTTACCGCTATTTTGAACGCGCCACCCGCAAAGCTTACGGTTGGGGTGCTGTCACCGTACCCAGCTTTTTGCGTTTTGGCTCGTGGATCGGCGGCGACCGTGACGGCAATCCTTTCGTCACGCCTGCTTTGACCCGCAAAGCGATTCGGATGCAAATGCAACTCGCCCTGCAAGCTTACATTCACCGCGTCAAAGAATTGCGTTCGGTACTCTCGCACTCGCTGGAATTCATTACCCCAACGCCCGAATTCACCGCGTATTTGCAGCAAGAAGACCAGCGCATCGGGGTTGGCGACGTTATTTTTCATTATGCCCACGTCAGTTTCCAACACGAACCCTACCGCCGCTTGCTCAGTATCATGCACCACAAGTTGCAAGAAACCCTCAATGCGGTGAATGCGCGTCTGCAAAATGAACACGCGCCACTCTCGAAAGAGGCGTATACCGACGTCGCCGAATTCATCCACGAGTTGTACTTGATTCGAGACTCCTTACGCAGCCACGGCGACTGGGTAATTGCCGGGCGCGAACTCAAAGATTTGATTCGCCTGACCGAAACCTGCGGCTTTGGCTTGTACAAACTCGATATTCGCCAAGAATCCACCATCCACAGCGAAACCGTCGCCGAAGTGCTGCAACTCTCCGGCCTGTGCCATAACTATTTGGAATTGCCCGAAGCCGAGCGCATGGAATTGCTGGCGGAACTGATCTTACGCCCGCGTTTACCGATGCCACACCGCCCCAAACTCAGCGAACGCACTGCCGAAACTTTGGAAATTTTCGACAGTATCTTAGAAATGCGCAACGAAGCGGGTGCGGGCATTTTCGGCACTTACGTGATTTCGATGACGCATCACGCCAGCCATATTATGGAAGTCATGCTGTTGGCACACATGGCGGGCTTGGTCGGCTATGACGAACACCGTCAATTGTTCTGCCACATCCAGATTTCGCCCTTGTTTGAAACCATCGACGACCTCAAACGCATTAGCAGCGTATTAAGCCATTTGCTGGAAAATGATGCTTACCGTGCCTGCTTAACCGCGTCGGGCAATCTGCAAGAGGTGATGCTGGGCTATTCCGACTCGTGCAAAGACGGCGGCATCCTCGCTTCCAACTGGAACTTGTACAATGCGCAACAAGAAGTCATTGCCCTGACCGAGCGTTACGGCGTGAAATGCCGTTTGTTCCACGGGCGCGGCGGCACGGTCGGGCGCGGCGGCGGCCCCACGCACGAAGCGATTATTGCGCAACCACCCGACACCGTGCACGGGCAAATCAAATTCACCGAACAAGGCGAAGTCTTGGCGGCAAAATACAGCAACGTGGAAACGGCGGTGTATGAATTGGGCGTGGGTTGCACCGGGCTGCTCAAAGCCAGCGTGGGTTTGCTGAAAAAACGCGGCGCTTATCCTGACGAATTCCACCAAGCCATGAGCAAAATTGCGGCGAGCGGCGAACAGCACTACCGCCAATTGACCGACTGGACGCCGGGGCTGATGGATTATTTCTACGAAGCCACCCCGGTGCAGGAAATTGCCTTGCTGAACATCGGCTCACGCCCGTCGCACCGCAAGAAAACCGTGCGTGACAAAGGCTCGATTCGCGCGATTCCGTGGGTATTCGGCTGGGCACAATCGCGGCATACCCTGCCCGCTTGGTACGGCATCGGTACGGCATTAAGCACCTTCCGCGCAGCTCATCCCGATAACGGTAAATTGCTGGAACGCATGTACACGCAATGGCCAGCCTTCCGCTCCTTGCTCAGCAATACGCAAATGGCGTTGTACAAAGGTGAAATGGATACCGCCAAGGAATACGCCGCCCTCGCCAATGATCAGGAGAATGCACAACAGATTTTTACCGACATTCGCACCGAATACGAAAAAACTGTCGCGGAAGTGCTGGCGGTGGCGCACCTCACTGGGTTGATGGAAGAAACGCCGTTGCTGCAATATTCACTGCAACGCCGCGACCCTTACCTTGACCCGTTAAACCACATCCAGATCACGCTGATCCAGCGGCATCGGCAGTATGTGGCGGAAACGGGGAATACCGATTCGCCTTGGTTGCCGACATTGTTGCGGACGATTAATGCGATTGCGGCGGGGATGCGCAATACGGGGTAA
- a CDS encoding peroxiredoxin family protein encodes MAFIAGIVAFFLLAPAGGIKAAPAITLQTIDGQAIELEKLKGKPYLMVFWATDCPGCVKEIPHLVDLNQKLQGTGFRTIAVALPHDKEASIKAMRQLKGMQYDLVYDKTGEWGRAFGGIKVTPTSFLVNPDGKITRMQLGNFDFDQLEQQIRSMLKG; translated from the coding sequence TTGGCATTCATCGCGGGCATTGTAGCCTTTTTCTTACTCGCTCCGGCAGGCGGTATCAAAGCCGCGCCCGCTATCACGCTGCAAACCATTGATGGGCAAGCGATTGAGTTGGAAAAGCTCAAAGGCAAGCCCTATCTGATGGTGTTTTGGGCAACCGATTGCCCCGGCTGTGTGAAAGAAATCCCACATTTGGTGGATCTGAACCAAAAGCTGCAAGGCACGGGATTCCGCACCATCGCCGTTGCCCTGCCGCATGATAAAGAAGCCTCCATCAAAGCCATGCGTCAACTAAAAGGGATGCAATACGATTTGGTCTACGACAAAACGGGCGAATGGGGTCGGGCGTTTGGCGGCATCAAAGTCACACCCACCTCTTTCTTGGTTAACCCAGACGGCAAAATCACCCGAATGCAACTCGGTAATTTCGATTTCGACCAATTGGAACAGCAAATCCGTTCCATGTTAAAAGGATAA
- a CDS encoding DUF2130 domain-containing protein: MQDTTIECHQCGTTIAISDVLRGQMRQELAAEQQQAIIAATARAEQQAQQRLQHERELLQQQVSEQQRQALQDIALLKQQLDLSQQRIATANQAELQLRQEKAELEARARDMEIEIQRRLDTARQQLEHSLRNQIAEEQDLKLKQKDQQISNLLKDLENAKRRSELGSQELQGEVLEQDMQTTLQHAFPHDTIQPVPKGMRGADIIQTVINTQLQECGAIIWESKNTKAWQPAWLDKLKEDQRTAGAALAVLVSVVVPEQIRGFGRIDGIWVSDLKSWPALATVLREQLLAVSFARAANQGLDAKMELLWRYLSGDEFRQRVEAIVEAFDTMQAQIHKERRAMEKHWAEREKQLQRVIGSTTGMYGALQGIIGHTMPVVAALEFDEE; encoded by the coding sequence ATGCAAGACACCACCATCGAATGCCACCAGTGCGGCACGACCATTGCCATTTCCGACGTGCTACGCGGGCAAATGCGCCAAGAACTCGCCGCCGAACAGCAACAAGCGATCATTGCCGCCACCGCCCGCGCCGAACAACAAGCGCAACAGCGCCTGCAACACGAGCGTGAACTGCTGCAACAACAAGTGAGCGAACAACAGCGCCAAGCCTTGCAAGACATTGCTTTGCTGAAACAACAACTCGACCTGAGCCAGCAGCGCATCGCCACCGCCAACCAAGCCGAGCTGCAATTGCGCCAAGAAAAAGCCGAACTCGAAGCCCGCGCCCGCGACATGGAAATCGAAATCCAACGCCGTCTCGACACCGCCCGCCAGCAACTCGAACACAGCCTGCGCAATCAAATTGCCGAGGAACAAGACCTCAAGCTCAAACAAAAAGATCAGCAAATCAGTAATCTGCTCAAAGACCTAGAAAACGCCAAACGCCGCAGCGAACTCGGCTCCCAAGAGTTACAAGGCGAAGTGCTAGAACAGGACATGCAAACCACCCTGCAACACGCTTTCCCGCACGACACCATCCAACCCGTGCCGAAAGGAATGCGCGGCGCAGACATTATCCAAACTGTCATCAACACCCAGTTGCAAGAATGCGGCGCGATCATTTGGGAATCGAAAAACACCAAAGCTTGGCAACCCGCTTGGCTCGACAAACTCAAAGAAGACCAACGTACCGCCGGAGCCGCACTCGCGGTCTTGGTATCGGTCGTCGTGCCGGAACAGATTCGCGGCTTCGGGCGCATTGATGGCATCTGGGTCAGTGATTTGAAAAGCTGGCCTGCCCTCGCCACTGTATTGCGCGAACAATTGCTGGCGGTGAGCTTTGCACGCGCCGCCAATCAGGGTTTGGATGCGAAAATGGAATTGCTATGGCGTTACCTATCCGGCGATGAATTCCGCCAGCGGGTGGAAGCGATTGTGGAGGCTTTTGATACCATGCAAGCGCAAATTCACAAAGAACGCCGCGCGATGGAAAAGCACTGGGCAGAACGTGAAAAGCAGTTGCAACGGGTGATCGGCAGCACCACTGGTATGTACGGCGCATTACAGGGGATTATCGGTCACACCATGCCGGTCGTGGCGGCGCTGGAATTTGACGAGGAATAG